The Cyanobacteria bacterium GSL.Bin1 DNA segment ATTTAGCGAATTATCGAGGGAAAAGTGACAAAGAATCAGTTTGGAAAGGCAACTATGGTCGAGGCGTACAAGGAAACTATCGCAAGGAAACTACCCCTGTTGATTATTTTGGGGTCGCCAATGCGTTTGGTTTGTGTGAGATGCATGGCAATGTTTGGGAATGGTGTCTCGATCAGTATCATCCCAGTTATAAGGGGGCACCGACCGATGGCAGTGCTTGGAGGGATAAAAGTGACCCCTGGAACGATGACAATGACCCTTGGAACGATGATAGTCACCCAAAGACCAGAACGCTAAGAATCCTCCGCGGCGGTTCTTGGAGTTATTCTCCTGGGGCTTGTCGGTCTGCGCACCGCTATGGCTTCTATTGCGTCAATCGTCTCAAATTGATTGGTTTTCGGGTCGTGTGTGCCCTTCAAGAACGCTAGCCCTTTGCTGGTGTTGCTCAAGCTAGGAAACTGCAACCGAACTGGGAATGAGACTGACAAAATTAGCCAGAATTTGCAGCCCGACGTGAGAGGACTTTTCTGGATGAAACTGCACTGCCATAATGTTATCTTGCGCGATCGCGCTGGTGACCTGTTGGGTGCCATGAGTGACCATTGCTGCGCGAACTTTGGGATCAACCGGGTCAACGTAATAAGAATGGACAAAATAAACCATCGGATCGGGGGGTAAATTTTGCCAGAGGGGATGCTCGGGTTGGGTAAACTCTAAATGATTCCAGCCCATATGGGGAATGGTTAAATTGGGTTCAGCTTGAAACAAACGCACGGTTCCGGGAATAATGCCTAAGCCTTTTTCTACTCCTTCTTCGGAGTCATCAAACAAGACTTGTAAACCGAGACAGATGCCAAGAAAAGGTTTTCCTTGCGCGATCGCGTTTTTGATCGGTTCAATTAATTCCCGTTCTCGTAAATGTTTAATCGCCGGATCAAAGGAGCCATCGCCCGGAATCACAACGGCATCTGCATCGGCAATCACCTGCGGCGAATCCGTAATTTTGACCGTTGCTCCGACTTTTTGCAATCCCTTTTCAGCAGAGTGCAAATTTCCCATATCATAGTCGATTAGTGCAATTAATGGCATTTCTTAACTTTTCCTCCTGAATCAACCTTATGAGTTTCTTGTTCTCTCTATTGACATCAAGCCAAATTCTCTTATCATTTCCGACTCAGGTCACAAACCAGCAATTTCTGGCTCAACAAACGGTTCAGCCCCTTCCCGGTGAATTAAATCAAATTCCCGTTTTTAATAGTAACAGCCCAGAATTAGTCCAAAGCGAAGGCATTTTACTGTCAACGTTTCCCGGAACGAATAAAGCTTTTCCAAAGGCTCATCTAAACTTTCCTTTAAACGGGCGCTTCGATATTTTTGCCCATCATGTTGCTAAACCGCCAACGCCAGGAGATTTACGAACCCTTTATCTGGGTATCTTACTCCATAACCCTACTCAGGAAACGGTAACAGTTGAAATTCTTTCCGGTGCCAGTTATCTGTCGCAGCCGGATGCCCCCTTTATTGACCTCCCTTCCCAGCTACGGAATCCTCACAGCAATGTTTACGCCGGACCCGGGAGTCGCGTGATGAATGATCTGTTACGCGATCGACGCCAGCAGAAATTTCCTGCAAAATTTACCATTCCGCCCCAAAGTAGCCATCTCTTACTCAAGGCACCGATTCCCGTTCGTCCTTTTGATCCGCCCCTGAATGGACGCTCTACCTATGTTCGTCTCAACAGTGATGGCAAGATTTATGCGGCAAGCTTAGCAAAATATGCCCAGCAAACGCCAACCGGAGAAGAACGCCCGCCCAACTTATCAGAGTGGCAAGCCCTCCTCCAACAAGAGAATTTAGTCACGCCTAGAGATCAAGCCCCGACACCTCCTCAGCAAGAACAGGGCATTATTTATGGTCGTGTGGCTGGCGTTTCTCGCGGTAATCAGTGGCAAACAACGGTCCCCGTTAATCTCCCTTCACCCGGAGAGGCGGTTGCTTATGGCATTAGCACTTTAGTAGGAGGACGGTTCGGAACCGAACAAGTGCAAACGGCACCGATGT contains these protein-coding regions:
- the hisH gene encoding imidazole glycerol phosphate synthase subunit HisH, giving the protein MPLIALIDYDMGNLHSAEKGLQKVGATVKITDSPQVIADADAVVIPGDGSFDPAIKHLRERELIEPIKNAIAQGKPFLGICLGLQVLFDDSEEGVEKGLGIIPGTVRLFQAEPNLTIPHMGWNHLEFTQPEHPLWQNLPPDPMVYFVHSYYVDPVDPKVRAAMVTHGTQQVTSAIAQDNIMAVQFHPEKSSHVGLQILANFVSLIPSSVAVS
- a CDS encoding DUF3370 family protein; the protein is MSFLFSLLTSSQILLSFPTQVTNQQFLAQQTVQPLPGELNQIPVFNSNSPELVQSEGILLSTFPGTNKAFPKAHLNFPLNGRFDIFAHHVAKPPTPGDLRTLYLGILLHNPTQETVTVEILSGASYLSQPDAPFIDLPSQLRNPHSNVYAGPGSRVMNDLLRDRRQQKFPAKFTIPPQSSHLLLKAPIPVRPFDPPLNGRSTYVRLNSDGKIYAASLAKYAQQTPTGEERPPNLSEWQALLQQENLVTPRDQAPTPPQQEQGIIYGRVAGVSRGNQWQTTVPVNLPSPGEAVAYGISTLVGGRFGTEQVQTAPMLVRYPDTAYQAHGNYGVEYDLTFQLQNHSAEPQAVTLAFSTPVKQDELNTGLQFLDPPAEQVFFRGTIEISYKNDAGEDITRYFHLVQNRGEKGEPLVELTIPPQRQHQVSVTLLYPPDATPPQVLTIRTQK